One genomic segment of Cydia splendana chromosome 5, ilCydSple1.2, whole genome shotgun sequence includes these proteins:
- the LOC134790854 gene encoding uncharacterized protein LOC134790854 isoform X1 gives MALSVALPLAGLETDNFYSFSSFGHIIDIAGLSQSQTSPSPSVSSESSGIGSLGSLKSESVNSDSLPSSPQTTEKKIFEPVAQPQLRPKEKEIEEIKISYGGRDILNLMPNLTDPRWNYRATVLPPNNPALFFANRSQYHRLGPYGTRTQYVNDSCRHCGFSWVVAATD, from the exons ATGGCTTTGAGCGTGGCACTACCTTTAGCTGGATTGGAGACAGACAATTTCTATTCATTCAGCTCGTTCGGGCACATAATCGACATAGCGGGTTTGTCTCAATCGCAGACTAGTCCGAGTCCGTCTGTCTCCAGCGAATCCAGTGGTATCGGTTCGCTGGGCTCTCTCAAGTCTGAGTCGGTGAACAGCGACTCCCTGCCCTCGAGCCCTCAGACTACTGAAAAG AAGATATTCGAGCCCGTCGCGCAGCCTCAGCTTCGACCAAAAGAGAAAGAAATTGAGGAGATCAAAATCAGTTATGGAGGCCGAGACATCCTAAACTTGATGCCTAACCTCACGGACCCGCGGTGGAACTACCGGGCTACAGTGCTGCCCCCTAACAACCCAGCATTGTTCTTTGCCAACCGCTCCCAGTATCACCGCCTGGGGCCATATGGAACTCGCACACAGTATGTAAATGACTCTTGCCGTCACTGCGGCTTCTCTTGGGTAGTAGCTGCCACAGATTGA
- the LOC134790854 gene encoding uncharacterized protein LOC134790854 isoform X2 yields MALSVALPLAGLETDNFYSFSSFGHIIDIAGLSQSQTSPSPSVSSESSGIGSLGSLKSESVNSDSLPSSPQTTEKIFEPVAQPQLRPKEKEIEEIKISYGGRDILNLMPNLTDPRWNYRATVLPPNNPALFFANRSQYHRLGPYGTRTQYVNDSCRHCGFSWVVAATD; encoded by the exons ATGGCTTTGAGCGTGGCACTACCTTTAGCTGGATTGGAGACAGACAATTTCTATTCATTCAGCTCGTTCGGGCACATAATCGACATAGCGGGTTTGTCTCAATCGCAGACTAGTCCGAGTCCGTCTGTCTCCAGCGAATCCAGTGGTATCGGTTCGCTGGGCTCTCTCAAGTCTGAGTCGGTGAACAGCGACTCCCTGCCCTCGAGCCCTCAGACTACTGAAAAG ATATTCGAGCCCGTCGCGCAGCCTCAGCTTCGACCAAAAGAGAAAGAAATTGAGGAGATCAAAATCAGTTATGGAGGCCGAGACATCCTAAACTTGATGCCTAACCTCACGGACCCGCGGTGGAACTACCGGGCTACAGTGCTGCCCCCTAACAACCCAGCATTGTTCTTTGCCAACCGCTCCCAGTATCACCGCCTGGGGCCATATGGAACTCGCACACAGTATGTAAATGACTCTTGCCGTCACTGCGGCTTCTCTTGGGTAGTAGCTGCCACAGATTGA